The following proteins are co-located in the Apis mellifera strain DH4 linkage group LG9, Amel_HAv3.1, whole genome shotgun sequence genome:
- the LOC552421 gene encoding inner centromere protein A isoform X4, which translates to MGGYAWVTLATNDAYSLGALVLAHSLRRVGTKYELAVLITPGVTQIMREKLLGIFSVVMEVNVLDSKDEANLALLARPELGITFTKLHCWRLIQYEKCVFLDADTLVVRNCDELFEREELSAAPDVGWPDCFNSGVFVYRPSQQTFASITAFAAAKGSFDGGDQGLLNMYFSDWARKDISKHLPFIYNMCSTATYSYLPAFKQFGDDVRIIHFIGITKPWLQYFDTLTGVVQPPMGSIHLQPLLQLWWNIFCEKVHSQLSPVMATSTLAPIWHEFSPMFFESYVPKNPICTDIQDKMQNDIYLEPPDFSEFQDPWENYYVQNNSIIYKAENNERQQYYSVNSNSSPVSVLNEQFSYLKSVQQIHESSSKYNRELQHNQQYNEHIFSLHTQYHQNHQEQSNQFINKIEKRHSFSNSDDTTILNIPNYFQLEHNVKKCIPIHNHIQNHHSSECQDKSVNYQYNSQNSCNNNNKIKQQHINYEQTYQHSSNNNNKSLSEEVKYSHKLHNNHHDDHYYQMLDNINNKQCFQHHEQKNQTCDSLDVNIIHDQHYIMLNNITYQNNVLIKENIEQNENMNVTDKQTCTLISTSPHPDSKPCIDFHNVATQSDPHIMDDLNNSNAGLAGALAQMTLGEPRSSEQIALEEHMRKQSWEQGQIDYMGRDSFDNIWKKICETLALAPPRLPSPPKEIRKSVKNKIDETDEFIKSAETTQFIKSTDEVDKRTAQTSSHIEEQSLVNNVPITNVPKLLEDQKNEDDISRESQNDIFIDSPATNFSLQTSHEEITKHNTTELLNKISQQTSVPIISSDLNQSSIGEQKIIISTKELENKLQQNKDLKIIIDIHQMNQLDIRDEKYAKELLTASQILPVSPVPIQVAESVLQMELKESMLDSQIISQEVVSSTIKPIHLTETENKIHINDSRFSIENKEKLNLDNTTNVKNIEGINKLSKLSIKPKETSQISLTVEQIQPQFVEIESTLSSNNFEIPEKLMQKQTEQQTKNEYCIKETMKLNEIGSEYETNKILNTPVRPLRIKELNSSPSTSIKEIRQFDSISQKKLIKKIVKKSTEKSVSVGELVEANDDDIEKKVIKKIVKKKKLKSEGLDDNIDSNSFNKQKKTLKIVKKGIKSSQRTSTDTIVPEIPTSSTSDLTPIPPKRKVKTAKSVIKKSDIE; encoded by the exons aTGGGTG gaTATGCCTGGGTTACATTAGCTACCAATGATGCTTATTCTTTGGGAGCTTTAGTTTTAGCACATTCTTTACGTCGAGTTGGTACGAAATATGAATTGGCTGTTTTGATTACTCCTGGAGTAACGCAGATAATGAG ggAAAAACTTTTAGGAATCTTTTCTGTAGTAATGGAAGTAAATGTACTTGATTCAAAAGATGAAGCTAATTTGGCACTTTTAGCTAGACCAGAATTAGGTATTACATTCACCAAACTTCATTGCTGGAGATTGATTCAATATGAAAAGTGTGTATTTCTTGATGCAGATACACTt GTTGTCAGAAATTGTGATGAACTATTTGAGAGAGAAGAACTATCTGCTGCTCCTGATGTGGGTTGGCCTGATTGTTTTAATTCTGGTGTATTTGTATATAGACCATCTCAACAAACTTTCGCTTCTATTACTGCATTTGCTGCTGCTAAAGGTTCATTTGATGGTGGTGACCAAGGATTATTGAATATGTATTTCAGTGATTGGGctagaaaagatatttctaaacatttaccatttatttataatatgtgttCTACTGCTACATACTCTTATCTACCTGCATTCAAGca GTTTGGAGATGATGttagaataattcattttattggtATTACAAAACCATGGTtacaatattttgatacattaACTGGTGTTGTTCAACCACCAATGGGTTCTATACATTTGCAaccattattacaattatggTGGAAcatattttgtgaaaaagtCCATTCTCAATTATCACCTGTAATG GCTACCAGCACATTGGCACCAATTTGGCACGAATTTTCTCCTATGTTTTTTGAATCCTATGTTCCAAAAAATCCCATTTGTACAGACATACAAGACAAAATGCAAAATGACATATATCTAGAACCACCAGATTTCTCAGAGTTTCAAGATCCAtgggaaaattattatgtacaaaataattcaattatttataaagcagaaaataatgaaagacaACAGTATTATTCTGTAAACAGCAATTCTTCACCTGTATCTGTATTAAATGAACAATTTAGTTATTTGAAGTCTGTTCAACAGATTCATGAATcatcttcaaaatataatagggAATTACAGCATAATCAACAATACAATgaacatattttttctttacatactcaatatcatcaaaatcatcaagaacaatctaatcaatttatcaataaaattgaaaaacgacattcattttctaattctgatgatacaactattttaaatataccaaattattttcaacttgaacacaatgtaaaaaaatgtatacctATACATAATCATATACAAAATCATCATTCTAGTGAATGTCAAGATAAATCTGTCAACTATCAATACAATTCTCAAAATagttgcaataataataata aaataaaacaacaacatattaattatgaacaaACTTATCAACattcttctaataataataataaatcattgtcagaagaagtaaaatattcacataaacttcataataatcatcatgatgatcattattatcaaatgctcgataatataaataataaacaatgttTTCAACATcatgaacaaaaaaatcaaacttgCGATTCTCTAGATGTCAACATTATTCATGATCAACATTATATTAtgctaaataatataacttatcagaataatgttttaattaaagaaaatattgaacaaaatgaaaatatgaacgTTACAGACAAACAAACATGCACATTAATATCTACTAGTCCTCATCCTGATTCCAAACCTTGTATAGATTTCCACAATGTAGCAACGCAATCTGATCCACATATAATGGATGatctaaataattcaaat GCTGGTCTTGCTGGTGCCTTGGCTCAAATGACATTAGGTGAACCCAGAAGCTCTGAACAAATTGCATTAGAAGAACATATGCGAAAGCAAAGTTGGGAACAAGGTCAAATAGACTATATGGGTCGAGATAGTTTTGATaacatttggaaaaaaatttgtgaaactCTTGCTCTTGCACCTCCACGATTACCATCTCCTcctaaa gaaattcgaaaatctgtcaaaaataaaattgatgaaactgatgaatttattaaatctgctGAAACtactcaatttattaaatctacaGATGAAGTGGATAAAAGAACtg cTCAAACAAGCAGTCATATTGAAGAACAATCTCTAGTTAATAATGTTCCTATCACAAATGTACCTAAATTATTGGAAgatcaaaaaaatgaagatgatATTTCAAGAGAATcacaaaatgatatatttatagattctcctgcaacaaatttttctctacaAACATCTCATgaagaaataacaaaacatAATACaactgaattattaaataaaatttcacaacaGACTAGTGTACCTATAATATCATCTGATTTAAATCAATCTTCAATTGGAgaacagaaaataataatttcaacaaaagaACTAGAAAACAAATTACAACAGAATAaagatcttaaaattattatagatattcatCAAATGAATCAATTAGATATTAGAGatgaaaaatatgcaaaagaattattaactgCATCTCAAATTTTACCAGTTAGCCCTGTTCCAATTCAAGTTGCAGAATCTGTATTACAAATGGAACTAAAAGAATCTATGTTAGATTCTCAAATAATATCACAAGAAGTTGTTTCTTCTACAATTAAACCAATTCATTTAACagaaacagaaaataaaatacatattaatgattcaagattttcaatagaaaataaagagaaattaaatttagataataccacaaatgtaaaaaatattgaaggtatcaataaattaagcaaattatcaataaaaccAAAAGAAACTTCACAAATCTCATTGACAGTAGAACAAATTCAACCTCAATTTGTAGAAATTGAATCTACattatcttcaaataattttgaaataccaGAGAAATTAATGCAAAAACAAACAGaacaacaaacaaaaaatgaatattgtataaaagaaacaatgaaattaaatgaaataggatcagaatatgaaacaaataaaatattaaacactcCAGTTAGACctttaagaataaaagaattaaattcttcaccTTCAACaagtattaaagaaattagacaatttgattcaataagtcaaaagaaattaataaaaaagatagtaAAAAAATCTACAGAAAAATCAGTATCAGTAGGAGAACTTGTAGAAgcaaatgatgatgatattgaaaaaaaagtaataaaaaagatagtaaaaaagaaaaaattaaaatcagaagGACTAGATGATAATATAGACagcaattcttttaataaacaaaaaaagactttaaaaatagttaaaaaaggTATAAAATCTTCACAAAGAACTTCTACGGATACTATTGTTCCTGAAATTCCAACATCTAGTACTTCTGATTTAACTCCAATTCCACCtaaaagaaaagtgaaaacTGCAAAAtcggttattaaaaaatcagacatagaatag
- the LOC552421 gene encoding uncharacterized protein LOC552421 isoform X1, producing MGGYAWVTLATNDAYSLGALVLAHSLRRVGTKYELAVLITPGVTQIMREKLLGIFSVVMEVNVLDSKDEANLALLARPELGITFTKLHCWRLIQYEKCVFLDADTLVVRNCDELFEREELSAAPDVGWPDCFNSGVFVYRPSQQTFASITAFAAAKGSFDGGDQGLLNMYFSDWARKDISKHLPFIYNMCSTATYSYLPAFKQFGDDVRIIHFIGITKPWLQYFDTLTGVVQPPMGSIHLQPLLQLWWNIFCEKVHSQLSPVMAGLAGALAQMTLGEPRSSEQIALEEHMRKQSWEQGQIDYMGRDSFDNIWKKICETLALAPPRLPSPPKEIRKSVKNKIDETDEFIKSAETTQFIKSTDEVDKRTAQTSSHIEEQSLVNNVPITNVPKLLEDQKNEDDISRESQNDIFIDSPATNFSLQTSHEEITKHNTTELLNKISQQTSVPIISSDLNQSSIGEQKIIISTKELENKLQQNKDLKIIIDIHQMNQLDIRDEKYAKELLTASQILPVSPVPIQVAESVLQMELKESMLDSQIISQEVVSSTIKPIHLTETENKIHINDSRFSIENKEKLNLDNTTNVKNIEGINKLSKLSIKPKETSQISLTVEQIQPQFVEIESTLSSNNFEIPEKLMQKQTEQQTKNEYCIKETMKLNEIGSEYETNKILNTPVRPLRIKELNSSPSTSIKEIRQFDSISQKKLIKKIVKKSTEKSVSVGELVEANDDDIEKKVIKKIVKKKKLKSEGLDDNIDSNSFNKQKKTLKIVKKGIKSSQRTSTDTIVPEIPTSSTSDLTPIPPKRKVKTAKSVIKKSDIE from the exons aTGGGTG gaTATGCCTGGGTTACATTAGCTACCAATGATGCTTATTCTTTGGGAGCTTTAGTTTTAGCACATTCTTTACGTCGAGTTGGTACGAAATATGAATTGGCTGTTTTGATTACTCCTGGAGTAACGCAGATAATGAG ggAAAAACTTTTAGGAATCTTTTCTGTAGTAATGGAAGTAAATGTACTTGATTCAAAAGATGAAGCTAATTTGGCACTTTTAGCTAGACCAGAATTAGGTATTACATTCACCAAACTTCATTGCTGGAGATTGATTCAATATGAAAAGTGTGTATTTCTTGATGCAGATACACTt GTTGTCAGAAATTGTGATGAACTATTTGAGAGAGAAGAACTATCTGCTGCTCCTGATGTGGGTTGGCCTGATTGTTTTAATTCTGGTGTATTTGTATATAGACCATCTCAACAAACTTTCGCTTCTATTACTGCATTTGCTGCTGCTAAAGGTTCATTTGATGGTGGTGACCAAGGATTATTGAATATGTATTTCAGTGATTGGGctagaaaagatatttctaaacatttaccatttatttataatatgtgttCTACTGCTACATACTCTTATCTACCTGCATTCAAGca GTTTGGAGATGATGttagaataattcattttattggtATTACAAAACCATGGTtacaatattttgatacattaACTGGTGTTGTTCAACCACCAATGGGTTCTATACATTTGCAaccattattacaattatggTGGAAcatattttgtgaaaaagtCCATTCTCAATTATCACCTGTAATG GCTGGTCTTGCTGGTGCCTTGGCTCAAATGACATTAGGTGAACCCAGAAGCTCTGAACAAATTGCATTAGAAGAACATATGCGAAAGCAAAGTTGGGAACAAGGTCAAATAGACTATATGGGTCGAGATAGTTTTGATaacatttggaaaaaaatttgtgaaactCTTGCTCTTGCACCTCCACGATTACCATCTCCTcctaaa gaaattcgaaaatctgtcaaaaataaaattgatgaaactgatgaatttattaaatctgctGAAACtactcaatttattaaatctacaGATGAAGTGGATAAAAGAACtg cTCAAACAAGCAGTCATATTGAAGAACAATCTCTAGTTAATAATGTTCCTATCACAAATGTACCTAAATTATTGGAAgatcaaaaaaatgaagatgatATTTCAAGAGAATcacaaaatgatatatttatagattctcctgcaacaaatttttctctacaAACATCTCATgaagaaataacaaaacatAATACaactgaattattaaataaaatttcacaacaGACTAGTGTACCTATAATATCATCTGATTTAAATCAATCTTCAATTGGAgaacagaaaataataatttcaacaaaagaACTAGAAAACAAATTACAACAGAATAaagatcttaaaattattatagatattcatCAAATGAATCAATTAGATATTAGAGatgaaaaatatgcaaaagaattattaactgCATCTCAAATTTTACCAGTTAGCCCTGTTCCAATTCAAGTTGCAGAATCTGTATTACAAATGGAACTAAAAGAATCTATGTTAGATTCTCAAATAATATCACAAGAAGTTGTTTCTTCTACAATTAAACCAATTCATTTAACagaaacagaaaataaaatacatattaatgattcaagattttcaatagaaaataaagagaaattaaatttagataataccacaaatgtaaaaaatattgaaggtatcaataaattaagcaaattatcaataaaaccAAAAGAAACTTCACAAATCTCATTGACAGTAGAACAAATTCAACCTCAATTTGTAGAAATTGAATCTACattatcttcaaataattttgaaataccaGAGAAATTAATGCAAAAACAAACAGaacaacaaacaaaaaatgaatattgtataaaagaaacaatgaaattaaatgaaataggatcagaatatgaaacaaataaaatattaaacactcCAGTTAGACctttaagaataaaagaattaaattcttcaccTTCAACaagtattaaagaaattagacaatttgattcaataagtcaaaagaaattaataaaaaagatagtaAAAAAATCTACAGAAAAATCAGTATCAGTAGGAGAACTTGTAGAAgcaaatgatgatgatattgaaaaaaaagtaataaaaaagatagtaaaaaagaaaaaattaaaatcagaagGACTAGATGATAATATAGACagcaattcttttaataaacaaaaaaagactttaaaaatagttaaaaaaggTATAAAATCTTCACAAAGAACTTCTACGGATACTATTGTTCCTGAAATTCCAACATCTAGTACTTCTGATTTAACTCCAATTCCACCtaaaagaaaagtgaaaacTGCAAAAtcggttattaaaaaatcagacatagaatag
- the LOC552421 gene encoding glycogenin-1 isoform X3, with amino-acid sequence MGGYAWVTLATNDAYSLGALVLAHSLRRVGTKYELAVLITPGVTQIMREKLLGIFSVVMEVNVLDSKDEANLALLARPELGITFTKLHCWRLIQYEKCVFLDADTLVVRNCDELFEREELSAAPDVGWPDCFNSGVFVYRPSQQTFASITAFAAAKGSFDGGDQGLLNMYFSDWARKDISKHLPFIYNMCSTATYSYLPAFKQFGDDVRIIHFIGITKPWLQYFDTLTGVVQPPMGSIHLQPLLQLWWNIFCEKVHSQLSPVMAGLAGALAQMTLGEPRSSEQIALEEHMRKQSWEQGQIDYMGRDSFDNIWKKICETLALAPPRLPSPPKEIRKSVKNKIDETDEFIKSAETTQFIKSTDEVDKRTVYQV; translated from the exons aTGGGTG gaTATGCCTGGGTTACATTAGCTACCAATGATGCTTATTCTTTGGGAGCTTTAGTTTTAGCACATTCTTTACGTCGAGTTGGTACGAAATATGAATTGGCTGTTTTGATTACTCCTGGAGTAACGCAGATAATGAG ggAAAAACTTTTAGGAATCTTTTCTGTAGTAATGGAAGTAAATGTACTTGATTCAAAAGATGAAGCTAATTTGGCACTTTTAGCTAGACCAGAATTAGGTATTACATTCACCAAACTTCATTGCTGGAGATTGATTCAATATGAAAAGTGTGTATTTCTTGATGCAGATACACTt GTTGTCAGAAATTGTGATGAACTATTTGAGAGAGAAGAACTATCTGCTGCTCCTGATGTGGGTTGGCCTGATTGTTTTAATTCTGGTGTATTTGTATATAGACCATCTCAACAAACTTTCGCTTCTATTACTGCATTTGCTGCTGCTAAAGGTTCATTTGATGGTGGTGACCAAGGATTATTGAATATGTATTTCAGTGATTGGGctagaaaagatatttctaaacatttaccatttatttataatatgtgttCTACTGCTACATACTCTTATCTACCTGCATTCAAGca GTTTGGAGATGATGttagaataattcattttattggtATTACAAAACCATGGTtacaatattttgatacattaACTGGTGTTGTTCAACCACCAATGGGTTCTATACATTTGCAaccattattacaattatggTGGAAcatattttgtgaaaaagtCCATTCTCAATTATCACCTGTAATG GCTGGTCTTGCTGGTGCCTTGGCTCAAATGACATTAGGTGAACCCAGAAGCTCTGAACAAATTGCATTAGAAGAACATATGCGAAAGCAAAGTTGGGAACAAGGTCAAATAGACTATATGGGTCGAGATAGTTTTGATaacatttggaaaaaaatttgtgaaactCTTGCTCTTGCACCTCCACGATTACCATCTCCTcctaaa gaaattcgaaaatctgtcaaaaataaaattgatgaaactgatgaatttattaaatctgctGAAACtactcaatttattaaatctacaGATGAAGTGGATAAAAGAACtg TTTATCAAGTTTAA
- the LOC552421 gene encoding glycogenin-1 isoform X2 encodes MGGYAWVTLATNDAYSLGALVLAHSLRRVGTKYELAVLITPGVTQIMREKLLGIFSVVMEVNVLDSKDEANLALLARPELGITFTKLHCWRLIQYEKCVFLDADTLVVRNCDELFEREELSAAPDVGWPDCFNSGVFVYRPSQQTFASITAFAAAKGSFDGGDQGLLNMYFSDWARKDISKHLPFIYNMCSTATYSYLPAFKQFGDDVRIIHFIGITKPWLQYFDTLTGVVQPPMGSIHLQPLLQLWWNIFCEKVHSQLSPVMAGLAGALAQMTLGEPRSSEQIALEEHMRKQSWEQGQIDYMGRDSFDNIWKKICETLALAPPRLPSPPKEIRKSVKNKIDETDEFIKSAETTQFIKSTDEVDKRTGTEDSN; translated from the exons aTGGGTG gaTATGCCTGGGTTACATTAGCTACCAATGATGCTTATTCTTTGGGAGCTTTAGTTTTAGCACATTCTTTACGTCGAGTTGGTACGAAATATGAATTGGCTGTTTTGATTACTCCTGGAGTAACGCAGATAATGAG ggAAAAACTTTTAGGAATCTTTTCTGTAGTAATGGAAGTAAATGTACTTGATTCAAAAGATGAAGCTAATTTGGCACTTTTAGCTAGACCAGAATTAGGTATTACATTCACCAAACTTCATTGCTGGAGATTGATTCAATATGAAAAGTGTGTATTTCTTGATGCAGATACACTt GTTGTCAGAAATTGTGATGAACTATTTGAGAGAGAAGAACTATCTGCTGCTCCTGATGTGGGTTGGCCTGATTGTTTTAATTCTGGTGTATTTGTATATAGACCATCTCAACAAACTTTCGCTTCTATTACTGCATTTGCTGCTGCTAAAGGTTCATTTGATGGTGGTGACCAAGGATTATTGAATATGTATTTCAGTGATTGGGctagaaaagatatttctaaacatttaccatttatttataatatgtgttCTACTGCTACATACTCTTATCTACCTGCATTCAAGca GTTTGGAGATGATGttagaataattcattttattggtATTACAAAACCATGGTtacaatattttgatacattaACTGGTGTTGTTCAACCACCAATGGGTTCTATACATTTGCAaccattattacaattatggTGGAAcatattttgtgaaaaagtCCATTCTCAATTATCACCTGTAATG GCTGGTCTTGCTGGTGCCTTGGCTCAAATGACATTAGGTGAACCCAGAAGCTCTGAACAAATTGCATTAGAAGAACATATGCGAAAGCAAAGTTGGGAACAAGGTCAAATAGACTATATGGGTCGAGATAGTTTTGATaacatttggaaaaaaatttgtgaaactCTTGCTCTTGCACCTCCACGATTACCATCTCCTcctaaa gaaattcgaaaatctgtcaaaaataaaattgatgaaactgatgaatttattaaatctgctGAAACtactcaatttattaaatctacaGATGAAGTGGATAAAAGAACtg GAACGGAGGACAGCAACTAA